One Ammospiza caudacuta isolate bAmmCau1 chromosome 27, bAmmCau1.pri, whole genome shotgun sequence genomic window, GAGCtccagaaatgcagaaatggtccaaaaacccagaaattcagaaatgctccaaaaccccagaaattcAGAAATGATCCAAGAACCCCGAAATGCAGAAATCCGGGGGGGTTCAGCtctggagaagtttgcaaacaGCCCGCGGTTGGTTTTCCTCTTATTCCCGTTTTTCcacttgtttttcctctctttttccctctttttttcttcttgttcctcttttccctctgtttttcctcgtgtttttctttttcctctttttctcctttttctcctcttttcccacTTTCCCGGGAATCCCACGCCGGCAGGACCTGTCTCGTAGCCGGAGATTGATGTCGGAGCGCTCATAAAAACTCAGATTAGAGGGGAGGGGAACAAAAACCCTCATAAATCGCCAATTGCGGTGGTCCCgctcccagctggggctgcggccacagcaaaagctgcaaaaaaacCCGGAATTTTCGggataaaactttaaaaatcacCTGGAAAACCTCCTCTGGGAGAGCCCCCAGAAGTCCAAGTCTTCCCTTGGGCATCCttctttttcaatttatttttcctctttttttcttgtattttttaatttaaatttttctcttctttccttttattttcttcttttctttttttttcttctttttttctcttctttttaaatttttttttttttttttgttttctgttttgccCTCCAGAGTTCTCATCCTGCAGGCGCAGcacacagaaatttaaaaattaaataataataatttaaaaaataaaatataaagaaaaggCCACGGGACCCCTCGATGAGTCCCCACcatcccaggcagctccaaagAGATTTTTGCGGAgcctctttccctttttcttccccaaattccccctcgTCAGCACTtcgggccggggagggagcgCACACAATTAAAGGAGATAATTGGGGTGGGGAACAAAAGTAGCaattccaaagggaaaaaaggggaaaaaagggaaaataaaaagcaataaaaagtgCAGACACCTAAATTCCTCAGCCCTGCCTTCCTCCCACTCGCCAGCCCCTCCTGgtcatggggttttttaaattccaccctaaaatccctaaaaaatccctaaaaactatccctaaaatcccccaaattcctaaaaataaaatccctaaAATCCCTAAAAAACTCCCTAAAATCCCCTCTTGGCCAAGTTTTTGGTGCCAGGAGAGGCGAAAATCGTAAATTTGGGGTTATTGATACGAGCAGTAGTAATTAGCTTCATTAACAGCCATCATAATTAACTTTATTAACAGCAATCATAATTACATTTATTAACAGCAATCACAATTATATTTATGGTCCCCCCCCCCCAGAGCCCTTGGGCCCCCCAGAACCCCTCAGGGCCCTGGGGTGAGCAAAGTTCCTCTGAGGTTACTCCGAGTTGTAGCAACACTGAGCATGCTCAGAGTTCCACTTAAGTTACTCCGAGTTGTAGGATCAGAGAATtgctcaaaaaaaacccccaaaaattttggcgtttgggttttggggtggttgaGGAGAAGGGAAATTGGCTCTGAGGTGCTCGAAGTTCCACTGAAGTTGCTCTGAGTTGTAGCAAAACCGAGCGTGCTCAAAGTTCCGCCGAAGTTACTTCGAGTTGTAGCAACAGAGAGTTTTGCtcaaaagaaaacccaaaaccccccaaaaatgttggggtttggtttttggggtggctgAGGAGAAGGGAGAGTGGGGGGAGCATCCTCTGGGGTACTGGAAGTTCTGCTGAAGTTACTCTGAGTTGTAGCGATGCTGAGCGTGCTCAGGGTTCCGCTGAGGTTACTCTGAGTTGTAGGAACAGAGAGAATTGCTCAAAAACGCCCCAATAatgttggggtttggtttttggggtggctgAGGAGAAGGGAAATTGGCTCCGGGGTGCTCAAAGTTCCGCCGAAGTTACTCCAAGTTGTAGCAACACTGAGCGTTGCTCAAAACACCccagaaaccccccaaaaatgttggggtttggggtggccGAGGAGAAGGGAAACTGGGGGAAACATCCTCTGGGGTGCTCAAAGTTCCGCCGAAGTTACTCCGAGTTGGAGCAACACCGAGCActcagaaaccccaaaaatggggtttggggtgactGCAAGGAGAAGGGAAATTGGCTCTGGAGCGCTGAAAGTTCCGCCAAAGTTACTCCGAGTTGTAGGAACAGCAAGCATTGCTCAAAACCGCCCCTTAGAGATGCCCCCCAAAAATTTTGGGTTTTGAGATGGCTGAGGAGAAGGGAGATTGGCTCTGGAGTGCTGAAAGTTCCGCCGAAGTTACTCCGAGTTGTAGAAAGAGCAAGAATTGCTCAAAACacccccagaaatcccaaaaattttggggcttggattttggggtggctgTGACAAGGAATTTTGAGGAGAGCATCCTCGGGGTGCTGAAAGTTGTGGAGTTACTCGGCTGAAGTTACTCCGAGTTGTAGCCACACCGAACattcaaaatccccccagaatttgggtttattttttggggtgccctggaGAAGGAGATTTGGGGGCGCCCCCTCAGCGAGGAGGGAGCGGGGAGCTGCCGGCCCGGCTCATTTGCATAAGTTGACGCCTAATTGCGCATCACGTGGATCAaaggcgccgccgccgcctcctgcCCAGGCCGGGCCCCACAATTTCCATTCCCCAGCGCCCCCAAccaaaccccaattttgggggggtccctgcTCCGAACCCCCTCCCATCGCCTCCGAGCCCCTCGCCGCCTTCCCGCCAtcattttctgtttaattaaaatttagttttaattttaatccCAGCGGTTCCAGATGGGGTTCGGGTGGTGCTGGTGAGGGGGGGGATTTCCGAATTATCTGTGAATAATCTCTGAATTATTTCCGAATtatttctgaataatttctgaattatttcCGAATTATCTCCGAATTATCTCTGAATTTCTGGacgctttttctttttttttttttccttctccttttttttttttttttttttcctcccttctcgTCTCCCTTCTTCCCCTTTGCTCGAGCAGAGGCCATTGTTATCAGTGAGCAGCGCGTAGCAGAGGCCAAGTGGAACCTCCAGCGTTTGGCCATTCCCAAACCCCCCTCGGCTTCTCCCGCACGCCTCGCCAAAGCTGGGAAGCgttcctgattttttttaataattttttatttatttattttttatcccCCTTCCCCAAACGGAGAGCGAGCGAGACAATTTGAGCCGCCGTAACCGCCTGGCTGAacccccccctccccctccgttttattttttaaaaatatgtattttttttaaaataacatttttaccAACCCATCCCACCCGCCACAAAACCGGATTgaatcttttccttttttttttggtttttttttttatccttttgaCGCTTCGCCCGCGCGTTTATCCCCGTAACGTTTTGAAAggagccagagagagagagagagagggagagagaaagaccaaaaaaaaaagaaaaaaaaaagaaaaaaaagcagcaaaaagcgGGGAGTACCGGGAGGGAAGCGGGAGGGGGGGTCACTCCTCGCTTATTGATTGCGTGGATGCTGGATGTGAAAATATATTATGTCTGCCTGTGCTTGGCTCGTCAGAGACTAAGGTAAGCCGGACTCAAATAGGCTATCACTTTGTGAATGGCGGAGTATATGTCCCAATGATTTATGACCATATGACTCCAATCTCGGTTCAAGAAGAGTTCACAAGCTTTAGGCTTCCTTCCACGCAGAGCCTCTTTTGCAGCCCTCACCCACCGcctgcatcttttttttttttaattccgCCACCCCCaccctctatttttttttatttatttagattttctttCCGCCTTTCCGCGcgctttattttaatttttaatttattttttccgCCTCTCCCCGCGTTTtataaattgaattttattttctgcctctCGCCGcgtttttaaatttttaaatttttttccgCCTCTCCCCGCGTTTTTCCAGCCTTTGGGGGAGatgttgttttggggtggggggatggaggaagggaaattttggggacgCTCCGTTGTTTTTGCCGGCGCGGGGCTCCGGGCTCGGCCCCAGCTCCCGCCCCATTGTTGCGGGGCGcgtttgggatattttgggatggATCGGAACCGGAacgagcggcggggccgggcccggtgGGGCTGCCGGGGGCGGGGGAGGGGAGAGGCGCTGCTCGTCCCCACGAGAGCGCTCGGATCGCGAAATTCGGATTTTCCAACATGGAGGGGCAGAAAATCCCTTCGGCCTCCgctgcttccctcccctcccccgtCTGATTCCTGCATTTctatatttctgcatttctatatttctgcatttctatATTTCCATTTTATCCCCGagcatcctcatcctcctcacaCATCCTTTCGCTGCCTCACCTTTCCCCTCCCGattcttcatttattttgatttttttttttaattatttaaatggcccccaaatcctctccctCCAAAGTTGCAGGCAAAGAGTTTTTGGGGAATCGCTGCCCGAGTGAAACTCCCAGCGCCCGCCTTTAATTGGAGCGCGACATCATCGAATATTTATTATTCTGCCcgggctctttttttttcctttctttttttttttttttttttttttttttttcttcttttttttccccccccttttcctAAGCAATTCCTTGGAGTAAATAATTAGGATTGCGGCCGTCCCGGGCGAAGATAAATGAGCGGCATTTGTGAGGCGCTGAGAGATGAGGTACAAAGCGGAGCCACGAGCGAGGCGGAGGGGgttgtaaatttattttatggACGTTTAAAACAACAggaacccaaaaaaaaaaaaaaaaaaaaacgcaggaaaaaaaaagaataatcgCCGTTATTTTTAGCTGCTTTGGCCGAGACTCACGAGGTTCTGGTTTGGGATTCTTTCGctgcttttttgggttttgtttttttatttttaagtaaatcTTTAGCAGACAGAGAGGCCTTGGAGAAATTCCCACCTCTGGCCCCTCGCAGATATTTCCAGCGAACCTATTCATAATCAAGGCGCTGCTGtttgttaattaattaattcacgGCTCGGGGAGCGGAGGCTACTTTTTAATAAGACAAATTTATCAtggccagggaggaggaggaggaggaggaggagaataACTCGCAGCGAGGATCTGCCCTCGGCGCAGACAATAACGCATCTCCGAGGAAGATCCGATGCGGATTTGGGAATGCGGGAAGGATTTAATCAgggtaaaaaaattaaataaataaattttccaAAAGCCCCAGCGGTCCCTCCGCGGACGGGGTGAAGCAAACGGAGCTTCGGCGTGGCGTGACATAAAAACAGCAGccaggaaaaggaggggaaaaatgtaatttattgtCGAGCTGGGGCTTCTGTAAAAGCCCCGGCACTTGAAAATATCGCGCTGGGCTTTATCTCGGCcgggtttgttttgttttgttgtgcaGGATGAAAGAGGCCCAGATAAAACTGAATATACACGAGATACAATTAAATATACAATGGATATCAATCCCCAAACAAACGCTCGCTGGCTCCTGAAGCAGAGAGGAGCCTCTgccctttttaaaaatccctctGCCGGTTATTCCCAAGCAGTTTTCAcctttttttggggtatttctgctctgttttaATGGAGGAGAAAGTTTCTgctgggagaaaaaggaaagggaaaagaaagagatggagaaaaatcagaaaaatctcagaggggagaaaaaagaggtttaattttgtgattttaagCTTTGGATTGGGGCATTTTTAGACTTTTTGAGTTTGGATAGAGGAAAATCCAAGGGGTGCAAAGCGAGGAGCAAATGGCCTCGTGAagtgtttgttttccagagaaagagagaaaacaaaaatatcaaacAACAACAGCGATGAAACCCCAGCGGGGTCGGGATCCGCTCCCCAGCTCTGGATTTGGGAGGAGAAACACAAAACcgtgctggggaaaaaaataggggaaaaaaaagggatttattttctaaattgaACCTGTCAGAGACGGGAGAGAGACCCAGAGCAGGCCAGGGGCAGAAATCGCGTTTTGAATTCCTGCCTGCTCCGATCTGCTGGGAATCTTTGCCCTGAATTCCAGAGGCGCTGGGAGTTCCTGAGTAAACAAAAAACGGAGCCAAGTGCGCTGGGACAGCGTTACCTGGGGGGAAAACAGGGATTTTTCGGTgttcctggggaaaaaacacGGATTTTTGCTGTTCCTGGGGATAAAACACGGATTTCGCAGTCACCTGGGGATAAAACACGAATTTTTGCTGTTACCTGGGGGAAAACACGGATTTTTGCTGTTTGCAGctcaaaagcaaacaaaccctgGGGATAAACTTTgaatttctgtgctgggagggttCTGGGGTCTGCTCCGTGCGTGATTTCAGTAGGAAGAGCAGGACTTTggttgtttttgtgtttttggcCGGCGattctctgctctgtgctctcgCGTTTGTGCTGATTTGGGGTTTAGCTGGGTGTGTAAATGTGTGAGTGACGCAACCCCCCAGGGGTGTTTTAGGGGATTTGTGCGCGGGGATAAATCCAGAATAAATCAATGTACAGAAGCCATCCCATGTGCAGCCACAGAGCGAAACGAGCAGTGAAAAGAGAAGCTCtgccaccccaaaaccccctcaaaaatCCAATTTCTCCGAGGCTGGGCAGGGTGAAATCTGCTGGCAGCATCTGTTCCCCCCCGTTCGGCGGGACCCTATTCATGTCAGGAGCCTTTCAGGCCCCAAGATGGATTCCTGGCACTATTATTGTGTTTTTTCTGCTAACCTTTCAGGTCAGCTCCCACCAGCCAGCTGGAGAGGGGCCGTCACGTGGCCTCGGGGTGCCAATGTTCTGCCATAGGGGTGTCAAGACCCTGGTAGCCAAAAAAGATGCAGAAGGCCTCGTACTACGACAGCTCCACGCTCTTCGGGGGCTACTCCTACGCCAATGGGTTCGGCTACGAGGGCGCCCAGCCGCCCTTCCAGGCCTCTTCCCACCTGGAGAGCGACTTCCAGAggtcctcctgctccctgcagtcCCACGGCAAGAGTAAGGAGCTCAACGGGAGCTGCATGCGGCCCGCGGAGCCGCCGGCATCGCCCAACGCCAACAGCGCCAACAGCGCCAACAGCGCCAACAATGCCGGTAAAAACAGCCCCGGGAAATCCAGCCTGGGCGCCAGCGGCAGCATCTCCAAGCAGATCTTCCCCTGGATGAAGGAGTCGAGGCAGAACTCCAAGCAGAAGAACGGCTCGCCCGGCGCAGGTAGATGGGGAGGCCGCGGTGACGCGCGCCGGCCTCGCCTGCTAGGAGATAACAAGGTTAAACGGCAAAAGAATTGGTGAAGGAGGTCTGAGAGTGGCAAAGGGTTGGAGGAATTGGTTCAGGGAAAGCCAAAATTCTGATTTTCGTGCCCAGAATTCCAAAATGAGGTCTAAGAATCACAAAGGGTTGGAGGAAACAGTTCAGGGAAGGACCAAATTCCCGTTTTCCAGCCCAGAATTCCAAAGAGAGGCCTAAGGGTTGGAGAAGTCATTTAGGGAAGGCACAAATTCCTCTTTTCCCCCCAGCAGTCCAAAGAGAGGTCTAAGAATCCCAAAGGGTTGGAAAAAATCAGCTTAGCGAAGACCcgaattcccattttccagcccaGAATTCCAAAGAGAGGTCTAAGAACAGCAAAGGATTGGAGAAACCAGTTTAGGCAAgacccaaattccccttttccagccCAGAATTCCAAAGAGAGGTCTAAGGGTTGCAGAAATCAATTTAGGATAAACACAAATTCCCGTTTTactgcccaaaatcccaaagggaggaaggaagagctcACAAGGGTGaacatttcccttctcctctgGAGGTGTGGGGAAAGGACCCCGTGAGACCCCAGGAGGGTCCAGGCACGGCCCACCCACCcctggtttatttatttatttatttatgggtTTATTTCAAACACAACCACGGGTGCCAAACCCTGGTTTGCCTGGTGGACacaaatttggggaaaatgttCTCCCAACTGCCCAAATCACCGCTAAAATTCTGTTTGGTGCCTTCCCGGTGCTCAGCGAGAGCAGGTGTGGTGCCACCTCAAAGTTCTCCCTGTGTCCCACAAAAAATTCAGATAAGTTCAGATAAAATCAAAAATTCAGTTTGGATTTGCCACAATTCAGATAAATTcagataaaaatcaaaaattcaGCTCGGATTTGCCACAATTCagataaaacccaaaaatacaCTGCAAAATTCAGATAAAGACCAAAATTTTGGCTAGGATTTACCACAGTTCACATAAACTCagataaaaaccaaaaattcacAGATAAATACAGATAAAACCCAAGAATTCAGTTTGAATTCACCACAATTTCGACAAATCTGTTCACACAACCTCGTGGTGAGCGCTCCATCCCACATTAACACAATCTATGAAGTTTTCTTCTCGCAGAGCCAAACCTTGGTGTCACACCTTTGTCCAACCCAAACCTtggtgtcacacctgtgtgtaACCCAAACCTTGGTGTCACACCTTTGTCCAACCCAAACCTtggtgtcacacctgtgtgcaAACCACACCTtggtgtcacacctgtgtccaacccaaaccttggtgtcacacctgtgtgcaAACCACACCTTGGTGTCACACCTTTGTCCAACCCAAACCTtggtgtcacacctgtgtccaaaccaccccctccccaccccgcATTAATTggccccgcggccgcccggCCCTGCCAAACgtcattttccagaaaattatCCGCGGGAAATAATCTCCTCCTCAATAAGGGGCCCTGGAATCCTCTCCTACATGACATGATCCAATTTTCATAAAGCAGGGGCAGCTTTGGAGAACAGGACTCTTAATAAACGCCACGGTTATGGAGTGCAGGCTGCCGCGCAGGGGCGAGGGGCAGCTTTATTAAGAAGCGACGCATTCAATTTCTGCGCCTAAGtaattctcttttatttcattCCGGGGGCGCGACAGAAACCTGCGgtggcggcggaggcggcggcgagAAAAGCCCCCCGGGCTCCTCGGCCTCCAAGAGGGCGCGCACGGCCTACACCAGCGCCCAGCtggtggagctggagaaggaattCCACTTCAACCGCTACCTGTGCCGGCCGCGGCGCGTGGAGATGGCCAACCTGCTGAACCTCAGCGAGCGCCAGATCAAGATCTGGTTCCAGAACAGGAGGATGAAGTACAAAAAGGATCAGAAATCCAAAGGCATGGGCGGCTCCTCTTCTGGGGGGCCCTCCCCGGCAGGCAGCCCCCCGCAGCCCATGCAGGCCTCGGCGGGGTTCCTCAACGCCTTGCACCCCATGAGCGGCGCCTACGAGGCGCCGTCGCCGCCGTCCTTCGGCAAACCCCACCAGAACGCCTACGCCGTGCCCAACCCCGGCTACCAGGCGTCCCTGAAGGGTTGCCCAAACCAGCAGAAATTcgccggggccgcggcggcggcggccgagTACGAGCCGCACGTGCTGCAGGCCAACGGCGCGGCCTACGGCGCGGGcgccatgcagggcagccccgCCTACGTCGGAGGGAACTTTGTGGATTCTCTGCCCGCCTCGGGCCCGGCCCTGTACGGCCTCAACCACctgggccagcagcaccaggccgGCGCCATGGACTACGGAGGGGTCCCGCCGGGCCAGCCCCACGGACCGTGCGAGAGCCACGCTGCCTACGCGGAGCTCTCGTCGCACCACGCTACTTCTCAGGGCAGAATCCAAGAGGCGCCCAAGCTCACCCACCTGTGAGAGGGGAAGCTGGtgtttttgggggaaaaaaacgggCGGTTTGGGTTTCAGGGATGGTTGTGTTGGGTTGCTTTCCAGCCTCACTcattttggtgtggttttggggtttgttatGAGCACAAAgcggttttggggtttgttatGACCACCAAGCGGTTTTGGTGGCTTTGGAAGGGAGGAACCTCCTGGGTTATGACAGAAAAGCTTCTGAAATGGGCTCGGGGTGGTTTGGTGGGAATCCTGCAGGGTTTGAGTGGGCAAATCCATCATTTCTGAGCCATGTTTGGATCGTCACCGATAATTCCTGGATGCCGGGAAGGAGAAGAGTCCTCCAGCCAAGTTTTGGGGTGTCTGCATCCAAAGAACCCCAAAGCGATCCACCAGGAAGCTCTCCCCACTTTGAGTCCTTCTCCAGATCCGCCGGTGctttcctccccagccctcagaggaAGGGTTGTCCTTTTCCGCTGGAAAATGGAGAAATCCAATTTCCCactggaaaaaggagaaatccAGTTTCCAAGTGGAAAAGGGAGAAATCCAGTTTCTGACTGGAAAAGGGAGAAATCCAATTTCCCACTGGAAAAAGGACAAATCCCCTTTCCCACCAGGTAACTTCCCCCCGAATGCCCCAAACTTGCAAATCCCCAACCTGCCAAGGCCCCGGAGCCACGCTCGCCTCTCCAGGCCCTGCTCCCCCTCTCCTtcaaaaaacctttaaaaactCTGGATAAGAGAGGTCCAACCCCCAAAAGGGTTGAGGAAATCATTGGGAATGCCTaaatcccccttttttccccccacccaaaattccaaagagaggaagaaagagcGGCCAGGCCTGAACATTTCCCTTCCTTCGCCTATGCTGAGGTGAAATCTCAATTTCTCcttttggggagggtttgggggtttttttctgggggtgtttttttAGGGTTGATGagcagaaaaaaacagcaattGGGGAAATCCTgagcttctttcttcctctccttcgAGCTGATGTGAAACAGGGTATTTTTGAGCAGAGGGAATGTCCTCCCACGGAAGCAGAAGCCGAGGGATCCCTGGGATCTGCTGACGCTTTCCTGCTGGGACATCTTTGTTGCACTTAGAGTTTACATATAAtgggtattaaaaaaaataataataataattaaaaaagcaACTTTGAAGGGCTCTCAGCTCCGTCGAGGTGCCCTTCAGTTAGGTGTGTGTTCTGGTGAACATTCATATATATTTATTGGTTATAGcagttgaaaatattttcctttttttgtttttctttttttgtattatttatcCCCCCGCCCCTCCCAGACCATGTATTTATATGACggaaaagcaagcaaaaagaaaCGACAAAAATAAGGATCAAGCGGTACTTTTTTAGTATTTCCTTccaagaaaaagcagaaaaaagcagaaaaagagtaaaaaacaacaaaaaaattaaaaaaaaaaaaaggacattgTGTTCCCCTTGTCATTGTACCACGAGCTCCTTTTAGTTATTGTAATTTAGGGAGAAGCAGTAGTTTTCTGTTCCCTCGGTACTTATGAATAATGTAATTAGTTCTTCTGGAGgcatgagagcagagcagaccGGAATTGTTTCGTCCTGAATTAGAAGAATTTCATCGCGGCTCCCTCCCCTCCGCCCCTCCTCTCGCCGCTCTCCCTTTGTTCTTACAGtagctcttttctttcctcctgtcTGCCCAACAATTCCTCAATAAACTTTCTGCTCTCCGTTTTAGCTCGTCCTGTCCGTCcgggttttttttgggaaaaataaaaaagggatttCAAGGcgaaaaaataaaacttgttGAAGGGAGAttgggaggaaaaggagagggatgGAGAGCGGAGttggtttggggtgaaatcctgggaattcGGGCCCACAAAGAGGGATCACGTGGAGCCAGGCCCGGGCTGCCAttggagagggaaggaaaacaaaggaaaagggattaatcatgaaaaataataaataaaaacaaggagaggggaaaaaataaataaaggagagaagaaaacgTAAAGATGGCCCAGAGTTTCCATCCGGGGTCCTGGGAAGTGACGAGGAATGAAATCCATAATTTCTatgttatttaatttaatattaaataattcaaTTAGGGCCAAAATAATTGAATTCTGGCTAAAACAACggaattatttctgaaatagaAATGTGCGGCACCCACGTGCGCCAAGCAGCACCTCCCGGGCCCTCCAAATTTGGgctaaaagagggaaaaaaactcccaaaaaagGTGAAAGCGAAAGGGGAGAAGAGCCCCGGCCGGCAGTGAAAGCAGGCGGGGAAGCCATgaataatttgctttttctgctcTAAAGCCCTAAGAAAACTCCCATTAAAGCAGCGAGGGGCAATAAAAGTTTTATGGGCTGGGAAGGCTGAAAGGctggggtgaggaggaggaggaggaggaaggagcgaGGGTTTTGGATTTTCATTGCGACCACGAGAAAAGgatggaaaagctggaaaaggtacccaaaaaaaagaaaaaaaaatttaaaatgaaaaaagggcGTTGGGT contains:
- the HOXB3 gene encoding homeobox protein Hox-B3, whose amino-acid sequence is MQKASYYDSSTLFGGYSYANGFGYEGAQPPFQASSHLESDFQRSSCSLQSHGKSKELNGSCMRPAEPPASPNANSANSANSANNAGKNSPGKSSLGASGSISKQIFPWMKESRQNSKQKNGSPGAETCGGGGGGGEKSPPGSSASKRARTAYTSAQLVELEKEFHFNRYLCRPRRVEMANLLNLSERQIKIWFQNRRMKYKKDQKSKGMGGSSSGGPSPAGSPPQPMQASAGFLNALHPMSGAYEAPSPPSFGKPHQNAYAVPNPGYQASLKGCPNQQKFAGAAAAAAEYEPHVLQANGAAYGAGAMQGSPAYVGGNFVDSLPASGPALYGLNHLGQQHQAGAMDYGGVPPGQPHGPCESHAAYAELSSHHATSQGRIQEAPKLTHL